A single window of Intrasporangium calvum DSM 43043 DNA harbors:
- a CDS encoding NADPH-dependent 2,4-dienoyl-CoA reductase: MSSYPRLLQPLDLGFTTLRNRVVMGSMHTGLEDRAAEVDRLASYFAERARGGVALMVTGGYAPNLEGSLYPGGSVLMTPRQARRHRRVTDAVHREGGKIALQILHAGRYAYHPLGVTASTSKAPISRFTARGLSEAGVRRQVEAYARCARLAREGGYDGVEIMGSEGYFLNQFLAPRTNQRTDAYGGTPENRRRLPVEVVRAVREAVGPDFIVIYRLSMLDLVPDGQSWEEIVALAKEVEAAGATIINTGIGWHEARVPTIVTSVPRGAFVEVTARLRPEVSIPVIASNRISMPDLAEQVVADGKADLVSMARPFLADPDWVLKAAEGRADEINTCIACNQACLDHTFAKKTASCLVNPRAGHETLLVLAPTRTVRRVAVVGAGPAGLATAVAAAERGHEVELFEAADDIGGQFAIAMRIPGKEDFAETIRYYRRRLDVTGVKVHLGRPASVDDLTEFDEVVVATGVEPRIPDLPGVDHPKVITYAELVRDGAPVGRTVAVMGAGGIGVDVSEFLTQGHHTVDSPLSVAEWMAEWGVGAPDASRGGLVRPAPAPSPREVHLLQRKSTTIGKGLGRTTGWVHRAALKAKGVHHHVGVNYERIDDAGLHISFGEDHRDPQVLDVDTIVLCTGQESVNGLAPALRGRGVNVHVIGGADVAAELDAKRAIKQGTELAASL, encoded by the coding sequence GTGAGTAGCTACCCCCGCCTCCTCCAGCCGCTGGACCTGGGCTTCACGACGCTGCGCAACCGCGTCGTCATGGGCTCGATGCACACCGGTCTCGAGGACCGGGCCGCGGAGGTGGACCGCCTCGCCTCGTACTTCGCCGAGCGGGCTCGGGGCGGGGTCGCCCTCATGGTGACGGGGGGCTACGCGCCGAACCTGGAGGGTTCCCTCTACCCGGGAGGGTCCGTCCTCATGACGCCCCGCCAGGCCCGCCGGCACCGGCGGGTCACCGACGCAGTGCACCGCGAGGGCGGCAAGATCGCCCTGCAGATCCTCCACGCGGGGCGGTACGCCTACCACCCGCTCGGCGTGACGGCGTCGACGAGCAAGGCCCCGATCTCGCGCTTCACGGCCCGCGGCCTGTCCGAGGCCGGCGTCCGCCGGCAGGTGGAGGCCTACGCCCGCTGCGCCCGGCTGGCCCGCGAGGGCGGGTACGACGGGGTCGAGATCATGGGGTCGGAGGGCTACTTCCTCAACCAGTTCCTCGCCCCGCGGACCAACCAGCGCACCGATGCCTACGGCGGCACCCCGGAGAACCGCCGACGCCTCCCGGTCGAGGTGGTCCGAGCGGTGCGCGAGGCGGTCGGGCCGGACTTCATCGTGATCTACCGGCTGTCGATGCTCGACCTCGTCCCCGACGGCCAGTCCTGGGAGGAGATCGTCGCCCTGGCCAAGGAGGTCGAGGCGGCCGGCGCGACCATCATCAACACCGGGATCGGCTGGCACGAGGCCCGGGTCCCGACGATCGTCACCTCGGTCCCCCGAGGCGCGTTCGTCGAGGTCACCGCACGGCTGCGGCCCGAGGTGTCGATCCCGGTCATCGCCTCGAACCGGATCTCGATGCCGGACCTCGCGGAGCAGGTCGTGGCCGACGGCAAGGCCGATCTCGTATCGATGGCGCGGCCCTTCCTCGCCGACCCCGACTGGGTGCTCAAGGCGGCCGAGGGACGGGCCGACGAGATCAACACGTGCATCGCCTGCAACCAGGCGTGCCTCGACCACACCTTCGCGAAGAAGACGGCCTCCTGCCTCGTCAACCCCCGGGCGGGCCACGAGACGCTGCTCGTGCTGGCTCCGACCCGCACGGTCAGGCGCGTCGCCGTCGTCGGGGCCGGACCGGCGGGCCTGGCCACGGCCGTGGCGGCTGCCGAGCGCGGCCACGAGGTCGAGCTCTTCGAGGCGGCTGACGACATCGGGGGTCAGTTCGCCATCGCGATGCGGATCCCTGGCAAGGAGGACTTCGCCGAGACGATCCGCTACTACCGGCGCCGCCTCGACGTCACGGGCGTCAAGGTCCACCTGGGGCGGCCAGCCTCCGTCGACGACCTGACCGAGTTCGACGAGGTCGTCGTCGCGACGGGCGTGGAACCGCGGATCCCTGACCTTCCGGGGGTCGACCACCCCAAGGTCATCACGTACGCCGAGCTGGTCCGTGACGGCGCACCCGTCGGGCGGACCGTGGCCGTCATGGGCGCCGGTGGGATCGGGGTCGACGTGTCCGAGTTCCTGACGCAGGGGCACCACACCGTCGACTCCCCGTTGTCCGTGGCGGAGTGGATGGCCGAGTGGGGGGTCGGTGCGCCCGATGCCTCGCGCGGCGGCCTCGTCAGGCCGGCCCCGGCACCGTCGCCGCGGGAGGTGCACCTCCTCCAGCGCAAGAGCACGACCATCGGGAAGGGGCTCGGCAGGACGACAGGCTGGGTGCACCGGGCGGCGTTGAAGGCCAAGGGCGTCCACCACCACGTCGGGGTCAACTACGAGCGGATCGACGACGCTGGGCTGCACATCAGCTTTGGGGAGGACCATCGCGACCCGCAGGTGCTCGACGTCGACACGATCGTCCTCTGCACGGGGCAGGAGTCGGTCAACGGTCTCGCCCCGGCCCTCCGGGGCCGCGGCGTGAACGTCCACGTCATCGGCGGTGCGGACGTCGCCGCAGAGCTCGATGCGAAGCGCGCCATCAAGCAGGGCACCGAGCTCGCCGCCAGCCTCTGA
- a CDS encoding LLM class flavin-dependent oxidoreductase has translation MSLELGLDTFGDIANGPDGQPLHPAVVIREVLAEGELADRLGLDFFGVGEHHRKDYAISAPDTVLAALAARTERIRLGTSVTVLSSDDPIRVFQRFSTVDAISRGRAEITVGRGSFIESFPLFGLDLSEYETLFDEKLSLLAAVVAEQPVKWQGSIRPPVEVEFVQPATESGHLPVWVGVGGTPQSVVRAAHYGFPVVIAIIGGSARQFAPLADLYRRALEEMGKEPRPVGVHSPGYVAATDEQALEEFLPHQVAYMNKLGRERRWAPMTMEQAREQLGPEGAVYCGSPETVARKIADTVQVLGATRFQLKYSVGTLPHELRMESIRLYATEVAPRVRELLA, from the coding sequence ATGAGCCTCGAACTCGGCCTCGACACCTTCGGCGACATCGCGAACGGCCCGGACGGGCAGCCGCTCCACCCGGCGGTCGTCATCCGGGAGGTGCTCGCCGAGGGGGAGCTGGCGGACCGGCTCGGTCTCGACTTCTTCGGCGTGGGGGAGCACCACCGCAAGGACTACGCGATCTCCGCGCCCGACACGGTGCTCGCGGCGCTCGCGGCCAGGACCGAGCGGATCCGGCTCGGCACGTCGGTCACCGTCCTGTCGTCCGATGACCCGATCCGGGTCTTCCAGCGATTCTCCACGGTCGACGCGATTTCCCGCGGCCGAGCCGAGATCACCGTCGGGCGAGGCTCGTTCATCGAGTCGTTCCCCCTGTTCGGCCTCGACCTGTCCGAGTACGAGACGCTTTTCGACGAGAAGCTGAGCCTCCTCGCGGCGGTCGTCGCCGAGCAGCCGGTGAAGTGGCAGGGCTCGATCCGACCCCCGGTCGAGGTCGAGTTCGTCCAGCCGGCGACCGAGTCCGGTCATCTCCCCGTCTGGGTCGGGGTCGGCGGCACGCCGCAGTCGGTGGTCCGGGCGGCGCACTACGGCTTCCCGGTCGTCATCGCCATCATCGGCGGGTCGGCGCGGCAGTTCGCTCCTCTCGCCGACCTCTACCGGCGCGCCCTCGAGGAGATGGGCAAGGAGCCGCGGCCCGTGGGGGTGCACTCGCCCGGTTACGTCGCGGCGACCGACGAGCAGGCCCTCGAGGAGTTCCTCCCGCACCAGGTCGCGTACATGAACAAGCTGGGACGCGAGCGCCGCTGGGCGCCCATGACGATGGAGCAGGCGAGGGAGCAGCTCGGCCCCGAGGGTGCGGTCTACTGCGGGTCCCCCGAGACCGTGGCCCGGAAGATCGCCGACACGGTGCAGGTCCTCGGGGCGACCCGGTTCCAGCTGAAGTACTCGGTCGGCACGCTGCCGCACGAGCTGCGGATGGAGAGCATCCGGCTCTATGCCACGGAGGTGGCGCCCCGGGTCCGCGAGCTGCTGGCGTGA
- a CDS encoding PH domain-containing protein yields MQLREPANLVSPRAVRMWTVEAVLGALFLGAAQVGWWLLDHAADRTLHVVLAVAWLVLSTAYAIGMPRWRYRVHRWEATRHAIYTQTGWLNQERRIAPLSRVQTVDLERGPLAQLFGLATVTVTTASAAGPLEIAGLDLEVARGLVDTLTTAAVAEKGDAT; encoded by the coding sequence GTGCAGCTGCGTGAGCCCGCCAACCTCGTCTCTCCGAGGGCCGTCCGGATGTGGACGGTGGAAGCGGTCCTCGGCGCGCTCTTCCTCGGCGCCGCTCAGGTCGGCTGGTGGCTGCTCGACCACGCAGCCGACCGCACCCTCCACGTCGTCCTCGCCGTGGCCTGGCTCGTGCTCTCCACCGCCTACGCGATCGGGATGCCCCGCTGGCGCTACCGCGTCCACCGCTGGGAGGCGACGCGGCACGCGATCTACACCCAGACGGGCTGGCTCAACCAGGAGCGCCGGATCGCCCCTCTCTCCCGCGTGCAGACCGTCGACCTCGAGCGGGGACCCCTCGCCCAGCTGTTCGGCCTCGCGACGGTGACCGTCACGACCGCGTCGGCCGCCGGACCGCTGGAGATCGCGGGGCTGGACCTCGAGGTCGCGCGCGGTCTCGTCGACACGTTGACCACGGCCGCCGTCGCGGAGAAGGGTGACGCCACGTGA
- a CDS encoding PH domain-containing protein encodes MTETRRPLPEPEWRRLDKRMLLIHPLQTLLQALPAILAIFVARIGAEDSDRWELLALPVIVAFGLLRWLTTRYRISSEQIELKHGLLHKQTRTARLDKVRTVDLTAQLHHRALGLAKVEISTGSGGKDRLVLDSLSIAEGRRLRGELLHRLGAGDPVTATLPAPTGPAVDMEAPPPGTEAAGADEDLLRLDPSWVRFAPFTMTGIGTAAAIFGFVSQGLGRFSEQGDLYESGATWVRELAWWVNLLGVVVIVSLLAVGAYVLSFWGFRLSRSPTGSLHTRRGLLTSREVGIDHTRVRGVELGEQLGLRLAGGRRLKALSTGLQGEAGGGSDWLSPPAPVDVVAGVATLVTGDAGAVSDALIPHGPAAGRRRLTRAVLLPLALTAALALGWMVGDWPGWPLWFAPGSVAGAWLLGRDRYRGLGHLVTDRHLVSRSGSLDRRRILLARDGVIGWKIRQSFFQRRADVVTLVATTAAGRQHYDVVDLPPDRAYEVLGEVSPELVTQFT; translated from the coding sequence GTGACCGAGACGCGGCGACCGCTCCCCGAGCCGGAGTGGCGACGCCTCGACAAACGGATGCTCCTCATCCACCCGCTCCAGACGCTGCTCCAGGCGCTGCCGGCCATCCTGGCGATCTTCGTGGCCCGGATCGGCGCTGAGGACTCCGACCGCTGGGAGCTGCTCGCGCTGCCCGTGATCGTCGCCTTCGGACTGCTCCGCTGGCTCACGACGCGCTACCGGATCAGCAGCGAGCAGATCGAGCTCAAGCACGGGCTGCTCCACAAGCAGACCCGGACGGCGCGACTCGACAAGGTGCGAACGGTGGACCTGACCGCCCAGCTGCACCACCGCGCGCTGGGCCTGGCCAAGGTCGAGATCTCCACGGGCAGCGGCGGCAAGGACCGGCTCGTCCTCGACTCGCTCAGCATCGCGGAGGGGCGGCGGCTGCGCGGCGAGCTGCTGCACCGGCTCGGGGCGGGTGACCCGGTGACCGCGACCCTGCCCGCTCCCACGGGACCCGCCGTGGACATGGAGGCGCCTCCCCCCGGCACGGAGGCGGCAGGCGCGGACGAGGATCTGCTGCGGCTCGACCCGTCGTGGGTCCGGTTCGCGCCGTTCACGATGACCGGCATCGGCACGGCGGCGGCGATCTTCGGGTTCGTCAGCCAGGGGCTCGGGCGCTTTTCCGAGCAGGGCGACCTGTACGAGTCCGGGGCCACCTGGGTCCGTGAGCTGGCCTGGTGGGTCAACCTGCTCGGGGTGGTGGTCATCGTGTCCCTCCTCGCGGTGGGCGCCTACGTCCTGTCGTTCTGGGGATTCCGACTGTCACGGAGCCCGACCGGCAGCCTCCACACGCGACGCGGCCTGCTGACCAGCCGGGAGGTCGGGATCGACCACACGCGGGTCCGGGGCGTCGAGCTGGGGGAGCAGCTGGGCCTCCGGCTCGCCGGCGGTCGTCGCCTCAAGGCCCTGAGCACGGGACTGCAGGGCGAGGCCGGGGGCGGCTCCGACTGGCTGTCCCCACCCGCCCCCGTCGACGTCGTCGCCGGCGTCGCGACCCTCGTGACCGGGGACGCCGGTGCGGTCTCCGACGCCCTCATCCCGCACGGACCCGCGGCGGGCCGACGCCGCCTCACTCGAGCCGTCCTGCTGCCGCTGGCCCTGACGGCGGCGCTCGCCCTGGGGTGGATGGTGGGGGACTGGCCCGGGTGGCCGCTGTGGTTCGCGCCAGGGTCGGTGGCCGGCGCCTGGCTCCTCGGTCGAGACCGTTACCGCGGCCTCGGCCATCTGGTCACCGACCGGCACCTCGTCAGCCGCAGCGGCTCGCTGGACCGGCGCCGCATCCTCCTCGCACGCGACGGGGTCATCGGCTGGAAGATCCGGCAGTCCTTCTTCCAGCGGCGCGCCGACGTGGTCACCCTCGTCGCCACCACGGCTGCCGGTCGCCAGCACTACGACGTGGTGGATCTGCCTCCGGACCGGGCGTACGAAGTGCTCGGCGAGGTCAGCCCCGAGCTGGTGACGCAGTTCACCTGA
- a CDS encoding Hsp20/alpha crystallin family protein, with protein sequence MTRTFDPFREMDRLFGEGFRTATPAPMPMDLYRRGETFVAQIDLPGVDPGSIDIDVEDNTLTVRAERLRENLDDVRWLSHERPTGTFARQLSLGRGLALDDIQADYRNGVLTLTIPVAEEAKPRKIAVSHGDDQKAAIESQAS encoded by the coding sequence ATGACCAGGACCTTCGACCCGTTCCGGGAGATGGACCGACTCTTCGGCGAGGGGTTCCGCACGGCCACGCCGGCCCCCATGCCGATGGACCTCTACCGCCGCGGTGAGACCTTCGTCGCGCAGATCGACCTGCCGGGAGTCGACCCCGGCTCGATCGACATCGACGTCGAGGACAACACCCTCACCGTGCGCGCCGAGCGCCTCAGGGAGAACCTCGACGACGTCCGCTGGCTGTCGCACGAGCGGCCGACGGGGACGTTCGCCCGCCAGCTCTCGCTGGGGCGTGGGCTCGCTCTCGACGACATCCAGGCGGACTACCGCAACGGTGTCCTCACCCTGACGATCCCCGTCGCCGAGGAGGCCAAGCCGCGCAAGATCGCCGTGTCGCACGGCGACGACCAGAAGGCGGCGATCGAGAGCCAGGCCAGCTGA
- a CDS encoding 4a-hydroxytetrahydrobiopterin dehydratase yields the protein MDSLTTVQILDAGLVDWRKLAQALHARYLTGDFAAGLRFVTAIGEAAEAMNHHPDVTLTYPHVDLKLMSHDVGALTERDLDLAHRISEIAREQGVAAEPHAVAEIELALDTADVAAVGPFWAALLTGSAEALHGADVVDPKGRVPLLWFQDTDAHRTPRQRFHLDVWVPHDIAEQRIAAAVAAGGAVVDNDNAPSFVVLADPEGNRACVCTCLDR from the coding sequence ATGGACAGCCTCACGACAGTGCAGATTCTCGACGCCGGCCTCGTCGACTGGCGCAAGCTGGCCCAGGCGCTCCACGCCCGCTACCTCACTGGTGACTTCGCCGCGGGACTGCGGTTCGTCACCGCGATCGGTGAGGCGGCGGAGGCCATGAACCACCACCCCGACGTGACCCTCACCTATCCGCACGTCGACCTGAAGCTGATGAGCCACGACGTCGGCGCCCTGACCGAGCGGGATCTCGACCTCGCCCACCGCATCAGCGAGATCGCGCGCGAGCAGGGCGTCGCGGCCGAGCCGCACGCCGTGGCCGAGATCGAGCTCGCCCTCGACACGGCGGACGTCGCTGCGGTGGGCCCGTTCTGGGCGGCGCTGCTGACGGGGAGCGCTGAGGCGCTGCACGGCGCGGACGTCGTCGACCCCAAGGGGCGGGTGCCGCTGCTCTGGTTCCAGGACACGGACGCTCATCGCACTCCACGTCAGCGGTTCCACCTCGACGTGTGGGTGCCGCACGACATCGCCGAGCAGCGGATCGCTGCGGCCGTCGCTGCGGGTGGTGCCGTCGTCGACAACGACAACGCGCCGTCCTTCGTCGTCCTCGCCGACCCGGAGGGCAACCGGGCCTGCGTCTGCACCTGCCTCGACCGCTGA
- a CDS encoding C4-dicarboxylate transporter DctA has product MSHTADSAVDAPKPRATTRRDRTHFLYVAVIIAMLLGIAVGLIWPELGKELKPLGTFFVSLIKMMIAPIIFCTIVLGIGSVRRAAQVGKVGGLALGYFLTMSTVALAIGLVVGNIVQPGAGLHLTDELAAAGQKQVSGGAETTTDFILGLVPETLVSALTAGSVLQALLVAVLVGFALQKMGPAGEPILVGIKHVEKLVFRLMAMVMWLAPVGAFGAMAAVVGATGVDALKSLGLIMVAFYVTCALFVFGVLGTILRIVSHVSVFSLLRYLGREFLLILSTSSSESALPRLIAKMEHLGVARPVVGITVPTGYSFNLDGTAIYLTMASLFIAEAMDKPFSLGEQIGLLVFMMIASKGAAGVTGAGIATLAGGLQSHRPDLVDGVGFIVGIDRMMSEARALTNFAGNAIATVLVGTWTGQIDRVQVAAVLDGHVPFDEASMIDAEHSPAPALEDPAPVTASAR; this is encoded by the coding sequence GTGAGTCACACCGCCGACAGCGCCGTCGACGCCCCGAAGCCCCGGGCGACGACGAGGCGCGACCGCACCCATTTCCTCTATGTCGCCGTCATCATCGCGATGCTCCTCGGCATCGCCGTCGGGCTGATCTGGCCGGAGCTCGGCAAGGAGCTCAAGCCGCTCGGCACCTTCTTCGTCAGCCTCATCAAGATGATGATCGCCCCGATCATCTTCTGCACCATCGTCCTCGGGATCGGCTCGGTGCGCCGCGCCGCCCAGGTCGGCAAGGTCGGCGGCCTCGCCCTCGGCTACTTCCTCACGATGTCGACCGTGGCCCTCGCGATCGGGCTCGTCGTCGGCAACATCGTCCAGCCCGGTGCTGGTCTGCACCTCACGGACGAGCTCGCTGCGGCAGGCCAGAAGCAGGTGTCGGGCGGAGCCGAGACGACCACCGACTTCATCCTCGGTCTCGTCCCAGAGACCCTGGTGTCGGCCCTCACCGCCGGGTCCGTCCTGCAGGCCCTCCTCGTGGCCGTGCTCGTCGGCTTCGCCCTGCAGAAGATGGGTCCGGCCGGTGAGCCGATCCTCGTGGGCATCAAGCACGTGGAGAAGCTCGTCTTCCGCCTCATGGCCATGGTCATGTGGCTCGCGCCGGTCGGCGCCTTCGGCGCCATGGCTGCCGTGGTGGGGGCCACCGGGGTCGATGCCCTCAAGAGCCTCGGCCTGATCATGGTGGCGTTCTACGTGACGTGCGCCCTGTTCGTCTTCGGGGTGCTCGGCACGATCCTGCGCATCGTCAGCCACGTGAGCGTCTTCTCGCTGCTGCGGTACCTCGGTCGGGAGTTCCTCCTCATCCTCTCGACCTCGTCGTCCGAGTCGGCCCTGCCGCGTCTCATCGCCAAGATGGAGCACCTCGGCGTCGCCCGCCCCGTCGTGGGCATCACCGTGCCGACCGGCTACTCGTTCAACCTCGACGGCACCGCCATCTACCTGACGATGGCCAGCCTCTTCATCGCCGAGGCGATGGACAAGCCGTTCAGCCTGGGGGAGCAGATCGGCCTGCTCGTGTTCATGATGATCGCGTCCAAGGGCGCGGCCGGGGTGACCGGCGCCGGGATCGCCACCTTGGCGGGAGGTCTGCAGTCACACCGCCCCGACCTCGTCGACGGCGTCGGCTTCATCGTGGGTATCGACCGGATGATGAGTGAGGCGCGCGCCCTGACGAACTTCGCCGGCAACGCGATCGCCACCGTGCTCGTCGGCACGTGGACGGGCCAGATCGACCGCGTGCAGGTTGCGGCAGTGCTCGACGGGCATGTCCCCTTCGACGAAGCGAGCATGATCGATGCGGAGCACTCCCCGGCTCCCGCTCTCGAGGACCCCGCGCCGGTCACCGCCAGCGCGCGCTGA
- a CDS encoding sensor histidine kinase, with amino-acid sequence MAAPLVAAVNPSRWSVATQTFVLQVGLAVLVIAAGLAGTFVQAQHAGDREAIARVTAVAETVAATPAVVAAVQGSAPTKALQPYAERVRLESGTDFVVIMDRDGTRFTHPDPKQIGGTFIGHTSAALAGGVVMENFTGTLGPSTRVVVPVVDSTKPAAAQVVALVAVGIRTSAVGERVRVQLPGILAAGLAAAVLSGLGTALVARRVRRQTHGLGERQLREMYEYYDAVLHAVTEGLVITDLGGRLRLANDEAVRLLGLPDDAIDRPVSSLGLTAPLTAALSDDEPREDELHVTSARVLVLNKGPALWRERRLGHVTTLRDRTDLEALTGELDSARGLTEALRSQAHETANRLHTIVSLIELGHTDRALAFATDELHVSQVLTDQVVGSVEEPALTALLLGKAAEANERGIELLVAPDVRWPPGAAPVRDVVTIVGNLIDNALDAVAGSPGERRVVFEATVEGPAAVVRVSDTGPGLPDGAVSDAFRRGYSTKEAGRAGRRGIGLALVSQTVERLGGTLDVSGPPGATFTVRLPWGGGP; translated from the coding sequence GTGGCGGCACCGCTCGTGGCTGCCGTGAACCCGAGCCGCTGGAGCGTCGCGACGCAGACGTTCGTCCTGCAGGTGGGTCTCGCGGTTCTCGTCATTGCTGCCGGGCTCGCGGGGACCTTCGTCCAGGCCCAGCACGCCGGCGACCGGGAGGCCATCGCGCGGGTCACTGCGGTCGCGGAGACGGTGGCGGCCACACCCGCGGTGGTGGCGGCCGTTCAGGGCAGCGCACCGACAAAGGCCCTCCAGCCCTACGCGGAGCGGGTCCGGCTGGAGTCCGGCACGGACTTCGTCGTCATCATGGACCGGGACGGCACCCGCTTCACCCATCCCGACCCGAAGCAGATCGGAGGAACCTTCATCGGCCACACGTCGGCAGCCCTGGCCGGCGGCGTCGTGATGGAGAACTTCACGGGCACGCTGGGGCCGTCGACCCGGGTCGTGGTGCCGGTGGTCGACTCGACCAAGCCTGCGGCTGCACAGGTCGTGGCCCTGGTCGCCGTCGGCATCCGCACGTCGGCTGTCGGTGAGCGGGTCCGCGTCCAGCTGCCGGGCATCCTGGCGGCTGGGCTGGCGGCGGCGGTGCTCTCCGGCCTCGGCACCGCTCTCGTGGCCCGTCGCGTCCGCCGTCAGACGCACGGGTTGGGTGAGCGCCAGCTCCGGGAGATGTACGAGTACTACGACGCCGTGCTCCACGCCGTGACCGAGGGTCTCGTCATCACCGACCTCGGTGGGCGGCTACGGCTGGCCAACGACGAGGCGGTCCGACTCCTCGGCCTCCCCGACGACGCGATCGACCGGCCCGTGTCATCGCTCGGCCTCACGGCCCCGCTCACCGCTGCGCTCAGTGACGACGAGCCGCGCGAGGACGAGCTCCACGTCACGTCGGCCCGGGTCCTCGTCCTCAACAAGGGACCTGCCCTGTGGAGAGAGCGGCGGCTCGGGCACGTCACCACCCTCCGCGACCGGACCGACCTGGAGGCCCTGACCGGTGAGCTCGACTCGGCTCGCGGTCTGACCGAGGCGCTCCGGTCGCAGGCCCACGAGACGGCGAACCGGCTGCACACCATCGTCAGCCTGATCGAGCTGGGCCACACCGACCGGGCGCTCGCGTTCGCCACGGACGAGCTGCACGTGAGCCAGGTGCTGACCGACCAGGTCGTCGGGTCGGTCGAGGAGCCGGCCCTCACCGCGCTCCTCCTCGGCAAGGCCGCCGAGGCGAACGAGCGGGGCATCGAGCTCCTCGTCGCCCCCGACGTGCGCTGGCCCCCCGGGGCAGCGCCCGTCAGGGACGTGGTCACCATCGTCGGCAACCTCATCGACAACGCGCTGGACGCGGTGGCCGGGTCGCCGGGCGAGCGGCGGGTGGTCTTCGAGGCCACCGTGGAGGGTCCGGCTGCCGTCGTGCGCGTCTCCGACACCGGCCCGGGTCTCCCGGACGGCGCAGTCTCCGACGCGTTCCGGCGCGGGTACTCGACGAAGGAGGCCGGTCGGGCCGGACGACGTGGCATCGGGCTCGCTCTCGTCTCACAGACCGTCGAGCGCCTCGGCGGGACGCTCGACGTCAGTGGCCCGCCCGGCGCGACCTTCACCGTGCGCCTGCCGTGGGGTGGTGGACCATGA
- a CDS encoding response regulator: MTTEALRVLVVEDEPVAAEAHTAYVDRVPGFTVVATVATSQAALKALQDRDIDVVLLDMNLPDRHGLDVVRAMRAAGHRADVIAVTSARDLQVVRAAVSLGIVQYVLKPFVFATLRDRLLAYRDYRNQVTAGTQVDTQAEVDEVFAGARVHAEARLPKGMSAELLSRVSRELRESTWSEQDQRGLSARELGEALGISRVTARRYAEHLCDTKVAVRRSRYAGAGRPEVEYLWSR; the protein is encoded by the coding sequence ATGACCACCGAGGCGCTGAGGGTCCTCGTCGTCGAGGACGAGCCGGTGGCGGCCGAGGCCCACACGGCCTATGTCGACCGGGTGCCGGGCTTCACCGTCGTCGCGACCGTCGCAACGAGCCAAGCGGCCTTGAAGGCGTTGCAGGACAGGGACATCGATGTCGTCCTGCTGGACATGAACCTCCCCGACCGACACGGCCTCGATGTCGTCCGGGCCATGCGCGCGGCGGGCCACCGGGCGGATGTCATCGCCGTCACGTCCGCCCGCGACCTCCAGGTCGTGCGGGCCGCCGTCTCTCTCGGCATCGTCCAGTACGTCCTCAAACCCTTCGTCTTCGCCACGCTGCGCGACCGGCTCCTCGCCTACCGCGACTACCGCAACCAGGTCACGGCCGGGACCCAGGTGGACACCCAGGCCGAGGTCGATGAGGTCTTCGCCGGGGCCCGGGTCCATGCGGAGGCGCGTCTCCCCAAGGGGATGAGCGCGGAGCTGCTCTCCCGGGTGTCCCGGGAGCTGCGTGAGTCGACGTGGTCGGAGCAGGACCAGCGCGGACTCTCGGCGCGTGAGCTGGGCGAGGCGCTCGGGATCAGCCGGGTCACCGCCCGGCGCTACGCCGAGCACCTGTGCGACACGAAGGTGGCGGTCCGACGCTCCCGCTACGCCGGCGCGGGGCGACCCGAGGTGGAGTACCTCTGGTCGAGGTGA
- a CDS encoding gamma carbonic anhydrase family protein, with amino-acid sequence MLIPLGDHTPDVHATAWVAPSADLIGRVELRADSSVWYTAVLRAELEPIVLGERSNLQDGVIVHTDAGKPATIGAGVSVGHRAVLHGCTIEDDCLIGMGAIVLNEAHIGAGSLIAAGAVIQEGAVIPPRSLVAGVPGKVRRELTDADLERIRANAEGYVGLKDVHQNARA; translated from the coding sequence ATGCTGATTCCCCTCGGTGACCACACCCCCGACGTCCACGCCACCGCCTGGGTGGCCCCCAGTGCGGACCTCATCGGCCGCGTCGAGCTCCGGGCGGACTCGAGCGTCTGGTACACGGCCGTGCTCCGTGCCGAGCTCGAGCCGATCGTGCTCGGCGAGCGCAGCAACCTCCAGGACGGGGTCATCGTCCACACCGACGCGGGCAAGCCGGCGACCATCGGCGCCGGCGTCTCCGTCGGCCACCGGGCTGTCCTGCACGGCTGCACGATCGAGGACGACTGCCTCATCGGGATGGGCGCGATCGTCCTCAACGAGGCGCACATCGGCGCCGGCTCCCTCATCGCCGCAGGAGCCGTCATCCAGGAGGGCGCCGTCATCCCGCCCCGGTCCCTCGTCGCGGGCGTGCCCGGCAAGGTGCGGCGCGAGCTGACCGACGCCGACCTCGAGCGGATTCGCGCCAACGCCGAGGGGTACGTGGGGCTGAAGGACGTCCACCAGAACGCCCGCGCCTGA